A single genomic interval of Coccidioides posadasii str. Silveira chromosome 1, complete sequence harbors:
- the GEF1 gene encoding glycerol ethanol, ferric requiring protein (EggNog:ENOG410PH9R~COG:P~TransMembrane:12 (i120-141o187-212i233-255o261-277i289-313o325-342i363-382o402-421i454-475o481-505i530-553o559-576i)~BUSCO:1831at33183) — protein MNPNISSHSAPRRRPSSHSIPAKRHSGLSFLSTVDHEPNTPITPVTPVAGELHSQNPTITEEISEIKRYEDFTTIDWVQDAVHEQARRRARRKQGARFWDKEGAFGWRRKVSEAYDAGQAWLVVTIVGAAIGLNAGFLNIVTEWLADVKLGYCTTAFYLNEAFCCWEAENGKCPEWKRWSTLPPINYVVYFVFAVLFASSGAVLVDAIAPYAAGSGISEIKVIIAGFIMKGFLGVRTLLIKSIGLPLAIAAGLSVGKEGPSVHIAVCTGNVISRWFSKYKRHAAKTREILTATSAAGVAVAFGSPIGGVLFSLEEMASHFPLKTLWRSYFCALVATGVLAAMNPFRTGQLVMFQVKYERTWHFFELIFFVILGVFGGLYGAFVMKWNLRAQAFRKKHLSRHPILEATVLAGLTALVCYPNMFMRITMTEMMEILFRECEGKHDYNGICQAAHRWSMVFSLFMATVLRVLFVIISYGCKVPAGIFVPSMAIGASFGRMVGILVQALQESFPHSKFFAACEPDVPCITPGTYAFLGAGAALSGIMHLTISVTVIMFELTGALTYILPTMIVVGVTKAVSDRFGRGGIADRMIWFNGFPFLDSKEEHIFNVPVSHAMTNKPVVLPATDFPVRKAERLLENNKFQGFPIVEDLTSRTLVGFIGRTEFQYAINRAKREDRLFSPEAKCRFVPQPSSFQTTPSASLSTSNLSQSSGRYFDSSIATPSSSRPVEEHLPPQTFDDIATPSGVRSIDFSSYVDVAPITVHPRLALETVMEIFKKMGPRMILVEHRGRLSGLVTVKDCLKYQFKVEHQELADANATSSDRLAANGGKGEGLVEQKVWEIIQWVVRKVAFWRRRGGRSERFEDGSRRPRDNSFDIIDGTEDVDTFDGIVELEE, from the exons ATGAACCCCAACATATCCTCCCATTCCGCTCCACGCCGCCGCCCCTCCTCCCATTCAATCCCCGCCAAGCGTCACTCAGGCCTTTCTTTCCTCTCAACGGTCGACCATGAACCCAATACACCTATCACGCCCGTCACGCCTGTGGCGGGAGAACTTCATTCGCAGAATCCTACGATAACCGAAGAAATCAGCGAGATCAAGAGATATGAGGACTTTACGACAATCGATTGGGTGCAGGATGCGGTACATGAACAGGCCCGACGGCGCGCGCGGAGGAAACAAGGAGCTCGATTTTGGGACAAAGAGGGTGCGTTTGGCTGGAGGCGGAAAGTTAGCGAAGCTTATGATGCCGGTCAGGCCTGGCTGGTTGTGACTATTGTTGGAGCGGCCATTGGCTTGAATGCCGGATTCCTGAATATTGTGACGGAATGGTTGGCGGATGTCAAGCTGGGATACTGCACTACGGCATTCTATTTGAATGAAGCATTCTGCTGCTGGGAGGCAGAGAATGGAA AGTGTCCGGAATGGAAAAGATGGAGCACGCTACCGCCTATAAATTACGTTGTTTACTTCGTCTTTGCT GTCTTATTTGCCTCCTCCGGCGCAGTTTTGGTCGACGCGATTGCCCCTTACGCCGCCGGTTCCGGAATATCAGAAATCAAGGTTATCATTGCAGGATTTATCATGAAAGGATTTCTTGGGGTGAGAACATTGTTGATCAAATCCATTGGTCTGCCTTTGGCTATCGCCGCCGGCCTTTCAGTGGGAAAAGAAGGACCTAGCGTCCACATCGCCGTATGCACAGGAAACGTGATTTCTCGGTGGTTCAGCAAGTATAAGAGGCATGCGGCTAAGACCCGGGAAATCCTAACGGCTACGTCTGCAGCCGGTGTAGCAGTCGCCTTTGGAAGCCCCATAGGCGGCGTTCTATTTTCATTGGAG GAAATGGCATCTCATTTTCCCCTGAAGACGCTGTGGAGGAGTTATTTTTGCGCCTTAGTGGCAACCGGTGTTCTGGCG GCGATGAACCCGTTCAGAACAGGTCAATTGGTTATGTTCCAAGTTAAATATGAGAGGACTTGGCACTTCTTTGaacttattttctttgtgATACTCGGCGTTTTTGGAGGATTGTACGGTGCATTTGTTATGAAGTGGAATCTACGGGCGCAGGCGTTCAGGAAGAAGCATCTCTCGCGCCATCCAATTCTCGAGGCCACAGTGCTGGCTGGTCTGACGGCTCTTGTTTGCTATCCTAACATGTTCATGAGAATCACGATGACTGAAATGATGGAGATACTATTCCGTGAATGTGAAGGAAAACATGATTATAATGGGATCTGCCA GGCTGCCCATCGGTGGTCGATGGTGTTCTCACTCTTTATGGCAACGGTATTACGGGTTCTTTTTGTGATCATATCATATGGATGCAAGGTTCCAGCGGGCATTTTCGTACCATCGATGGCAATCGGGGCGTCATTTGGGCGAATGGTCGGAATACTCGTCCAAGCCCTACAAGAATCGTTCCCACACTCAAAATTCTTCGCCGCGTGCGAGCCAGATGTCCCGTGCATAACCCCAGGAACGTATGCGTTCCTGGGTGCCGGCGCAGCGTTGAGTGGTATTATGCACTTAACAATCTCTGTTACGGTTATCATGTTTGAATTGACGGGCGCCTTGACTTATATTCTTCCTACCATG ATTGTTGTTGGAGTGACGAAGGCCGTCAGCGATCGTTTTGGGAGAGGTGGCATTGCAGATCGTATGATTTGGTTTAACGGGTTTCCTTTCCTCGACAGCAAAGAGGAACACATCTTTAATGTTCCAGTTTCTCATGCCATGACCAATAAACCCGTTGTCCTACCTGCAACTGATTTCCCCGTCAGAAAAGCAGAGAGGCTACTCGAAAACAACAAGTTCCAAGGCTTCCCTATCGTGGAAGACCTAACATCGCGTACGTTGGTGGGATTTATCGGTCGCACAGAATTTCAGTACGCCATCAATCGAGCTAAAAGAGAAGATCGTCTCTTCTCGCCAGAGGCGAAATGTCGATTCGTCCCTCAACCCAGCTCATTTCAAACCACGCCCTCCGCGTCTTTATCGACATCTAACCTGTCGCAATCTTCGGGTCGATACTTTGATTCTTCCATAGCCACACCTTCCTCCTCTCGGCCTGTCGAGGAGCATCTACCACCTCAAACGTTTGACGACATAGCTACACCCTCCGGAGTCCGCTCGATCGATTTCAGTTCATACGTTGACGTTGCGCCAATAACCGTGCATCCGCGTCTTGCCCTCGAAACCGTGATGGAAATATTTAAAAAGATGGGTCCGCGTATGATCCTCGTTGAACATCGCGGTCGATTATCCGGACTCGTCACGGTGAAAGATTGTTTGAAGTACCAGTTTAAAGTGGAACATCAGGAGCTTGCGGATGCAAATGCGACAAGTAGCGATCGACTTGCCGCAAATGGGGGGAAGGGGGAGGGGCTCGTGGAGCAAAAGGTGTGGGAAATTATCCAATGGGTCGTTCGGAAGGTTGCGTTTTGGAGGAGACGTGGTGGACGTTCAGAAAGGTTTGAGGATGGGAGTAGGAGACCGAGAGACAATTCATTCGATATTATCGATGGAACGGAAGATGTCGATACATTTGATGGGATTGTTGAATTGGAGGAATAG
- the FES1_2 gene encoding hsp70 nucleotide exchange factor fes1 (EggNog:ENOG410PFIA~COG:C~BUSCO:13246at33183): MPPLAASSASSLVRACARQNLALPRTLSVTASSQQLRAKSTAEAAPTSSFDSPFGRSKESASSLKIPSFKKYASPRNATTNKVFSYFVAGSMGLVSAVGAKATVQDFLVNMSASADVLAQAKVEISLASIPEGKNVIIKWRGKPVFIRHRTASEIAEAESTNWETLRDPQPDSDRVKKPEWLVMLGVCTHLGCVPIGEAGEFGGWFCPCHGSHYDISGRIRKGPAPLNLEVPQYDFPSEDTLVIG; this comes from the exons ATGCCTCCTCTCGCCGCTTCCTCTGCCTCGTCGCTCGTCCGGGCCTGCGCCCGGCAAAACCTTGCTCTCCCACGCACACTTTCCGTGACGGCCTCCTCCCAGCAGCTCCGAGCCAAATCTACAGCGGAAGCCGCGCCGACCTCGTCCTTCGACAGTCCCTTTGGTCGCAGCAAGGAGAGTGCTTCGTCCCTGAAGATCCCTAGCTTCAAGAAATACGCCAGCCCTCGCAATGCCACAACGAACAAAGTCTTCTCGTATTTCGTCGCTGGAAGTATGGGTTTAGTCAGTGCCGTCGGAGCAAAGGCTACTGTGCAGG ACTTCCTCGTTAATATGTCCGCCTCTGCCGACGTTCTCGCCCAAGCTAAGGTCGAAATCTCTCTCGCGTCCATTCCCGAGGGCAAAAAC GTTATCATCAAATGGCGAGGAAAGCCAGTTTTCATCCGTCACCGAACCGCCAGCGAAATCGCTGAAGCTGAGAGCACAAACTGGGAAACCCTTCGAGACCCTCAGCCAGATTCGGATCGTGTGAAGAAACCGGAGTGGCTCGTTATGTTGG GTGTCTGCACCCATCTTGGTTGTGTGCCCATCGGTGAAGCCGGTGAATTCGGCGGTTGGTTCTGCCCATGCCACGGTTCCCACTACGATATCTCCGGCCGTATCAGAAAAGGTCCCGCGCCACTTAACCTCGAGGTTCCTCAGTACGACTTCCCATCGGAAGACACCCTTGTCATCGGTTAA
- a CDS encoding uncharacterized protein (EggNog:ENOG410PPW8~COG:S~TransMembrane:4 (i57-75o106-128i140-160o166-184i)~BUSCO:16297at33183): MVRQRQRHTLNCEQQAAQEKTGSGCGTGQKNYPPTREKESQPARSDEKSMAAMSQKWLVLALSSGTFAALNGVFAKLTTTQLTTDISQGISRFLSFSASMDIAVEYIVRAFFFALNVLSNITMWALFTRALTAASSSTQVTITNTTANFLVTAILGMVVFRERVAPLWWLGATIMATGCIIVGLRDEKGTPKDGNAVEDELGGRRGGSSDDLIEFQDEDSSRRE, translated from the exons ATGGTGCGGCAACGTCAAAGGCACACGTTGAATTGTGAGCAGCAAGCAGCTCAGGAGAAAACCGGTTCAGGGTGCGGAACTG GCCAGAAGAATTATCCTCCAACGAGGGAAAAGGAGTCCCAGCCGGCGAGATCAGATGAGAAAAGCATGGCCGCCATGTCGCAAAAGTGGCTAGTGCTCGCCCTTTCCAGCGGAACCTTTGCTGCTCTAAATGGGGTCTTCGCAAAGTT GACAACTACCCAGCTCACAACCGACATATCACAGGGAATATCACGCTTTCTGTCGTTCTCAGCATCAATGGATATTGCTGTAGAGTATATTGTCCGAGCT TTCTTCTTCGCCCTGAATGTTCTTTCAAATATAACAATGTGGGCTCTCTTCACTCGCGCCTTGACTGCCGCCAGCTCCTCAACACAGGTCACCATCACAAATACCACAGCTAACTTCCTCGTCACCGCCATTCTGGGTATGGTAGTTTTCCGGGAACGAGTGGCGCCGTTGTGGTGGCTTGGTGCAACCATCATGGCGACGGGATGTATCATTGTCGGACTGAGGGATGAAAAGGGAACGCCAAAAGATGGCAATGCGGTTGAGGACGAATTGGGAGGACGTAGGGGTGGCAGTTCGGATGATTTGATCGAGTTCCAAGACGAGGACTCCTCGCGACGAGAGTGA
- a CDS encoding uncharacterized protein (SECRETED:SignalP(1-29)~EggNog:ENOG410PSE0~COG:S~TransMembrane:1 (n6-14c22/23o32-54i)~BUSCO:15178at33183): protein MCSPDLFLGLLAVLFPPVAVWIKVGICSADSIINIALCCLGYVPGLLHAWYIILKYPEPYDEYPDGYQPIVGSGTHHDPENGSVTYYYVAHHHRDNNRSPHNHISPQRSYGATQQNAPGVPPPSTKPAPPVPPQHPSQQNEPARGESSGQGSSSRPHDGSRPPPTYAEAVKGDYKIQS, encoded by the exons ATGTGCTCCCCCGACCTGTTCCTCGGGCTCCTTGCTGTCTTGTTCCCCCCAGTTGCAG TATGGATTAAAGTCGGAATATGCTCCGCCGATTCTATCATCAATATCGCTCTGTGCTGCCTAGGATACGTGCCAGGTCTCCTGCATGCATGGTACATAATTCTCAAATATCCAGAGCCCTATGACGAGTATCCAGACGGCTATCAGCCCATCGTTGGATCTGGCACGCATCACGACCCTGAGAATGGGAGCGTTACATATTACTATGTCGCCCATCACCACCGAGACAACAACCGTTCCCCTCACAACCACATCTCACCCCAACGGTCTTACGGAGCAACTCAACAGAACGCGCCCGGAGTACCACCTCCATCTACCAAACCAGCGCCACCAGTGCCTCCACAACATCCTTCTCAGCAAAATGAACCTGCCCGCGGAGAAAGCTCTGGGCAAGGCAGCAGTTCCAGACCACACGATGGATCAAGGCCCCCTCCAACCTATGCTGAAGCCGTGAAGGGGGATTACAAGATCCAATCTTGA
- a CDS encoding uncharacterized protein (EggNog:ENOG410PPVZ~COG:K~BUSCO:14217at33183): MPYNTAAIPPRKEASGRTALPLTRIKKIIHLDEDIAQCSNNAAFLIAVATEMFIRYLAEQSYNVVKSERKPRKTIQYKDLATAVSRIDNLEFLSDVIPKTTTYKQFKEKRAREAAKESERPKGQRTLNRKGLAANGESVMSREESMVNLDANGAQSSPRPPMVIHSSRTRSALVNEEPADEEPVDKDVSMSG, encoded by the exons ATGCCTTACAACACCGCCGCGATCCCTCCACGCAAGGAGGCGAGTGGGCGAACTGCCCTGCCCT TGACCAggatcaagaagatcatccACCTTGATGAAGATATTGCACAATGTTCTAACAATGCAGCCTTTCTAATCGCGGTCGCTACG GAGATGTTTATCCGTTACCTTGCAGAACAGAGCTATAACGTGGTGAAGTCCGAACGAAAGCCACGGAAAACTATACAGTATAAGGACCTTG CAACTGCCGTTTCTCGAATCGATAATCTGGAGTTCCTCTCCGATGTCATCCCGAAAACTACGACGTACAAACAATTCAAGGAAAAGAGAGCGCGGGAGGCAGCTAAAGAGTCCGAGAGACCCAAAGGTCAGCGTACATTGAATAGGAAAGGATTGGCTGCGAATGGCGAATCGGTGATGTCTCGCGAGGAGTCGATGGTGAACCTGGACGCGAACGGAGCACAGTCTTCGCCTCGCCCGCCAATGGTCATACACTCTTCACGGACACGCAGCGCACTTGTAAACGAGGAGCCTGCGGATGAGGAACCCGTCGATAAGGATGTCAGCATGAGCGGTTGA
- a CDS encoding uncharacterized protein (EggNog:ENOG410PP4Z~COG:H~BUSCO:9731at33183): MISPPFSIRKRTWGLVSQLSLLLRKGTKAMTRDSPPFAGEHAGHDHHETHPHHHPKRLIFAPGDIQAPLSSPAAPTITIATPRSTIDPQTAKYHSASPLPPHLPVIDDPTRSGASTPSTNAAVVSRAARAHQFLTNPPLTFSQIHPTNPLHQFHTWFRDARLAPSSAPETCTLATASMPSGRVSARIVYLKELDERGWVVYSNWGSRAGKGGQVFGTETGIDVNGGEEEEVGEEGSVIPDDGQGKLEGNRWAALTFNWPSVERQVRVEGLIEMLSREESETYWRVRERGSQIGAWASQQSKVLWSTEPRDMEGVDAVPGAASRLKDINSQSGEEDDGRSVLENRVKEMEKRFADTEEIPLPPFWGGVRLVPESVEFWQGRKSRLHDRFRYVRVHGENEHLGEGDEKTFRWRIQRLSP; encoded by the exons ATGATATCTCCTCCATTTTCCATTCGCAAAAGGACTTGGGGCCTGGTCTCTCAATTGTCTCTTCTTCTACGAAAAGGCACCAAAGCTATGACTCGCGACAGCCCTCCGTTCGCGGGGGAGCATGCTGGCCATGACCACCACGAAACACACCCGCACCACCACCCAAAGAGGTTGATCT TTGCACCCGGCGACATCCAAGCACCCCTCTCCTCCCCCGCGGCCCCCACCATCACCATCGCAACACCACGCAGCACAATCGACCCCCAAACCGCAAAATATCATTCTGCCTCTCCCTTACCGCCTCACCTACCGGTCATCGACGATCCCACCCGCTCCGGAGCCTCAACTCCATCCACCAATGCCGCAGTCGTCTCCCGCGCCGCCCGCGCCCATCAATTCCTCACCAACCCACCCCTGACTTTCTCCCAGATCCATCCTACCAATCCGCTACATCAGTTCCACACCTGGTTCCGGGATGCTAGATTAGCGCCATCCTCCGCACCGGAGACGTGCACGCTGGCTACTGCGAGTATGCCTTCGGGCCGTGTGAGTGCTAGGATTGTATACCTGAAAGAGCTTGATGAGCGGGGGTGGGTTGTGTATAGTAACTGGGGCAGTCGGGCGGGAAAGGGAGGGCAGGTGTTTGGTACGGAGACGGGGATCGATGTTAATGgtggggaagaagaagaagtaggGGAGGAAGGGAGTGTGATTCCTGACGATGGGCAGGGAAAGCTGGAGGGCAATCGATGGGCGGCGTTGACGTTCAATTGGCCCAGTGTGGAGAGGCAGGTTAGGGTTGAAGGGCTGATTGAAATGTTGAGCCGCGAGGAGAGCGAGACGTATTGGCGGGTTAGGGAGAGAGGGAGCCAGATTGGGGCGTGGGCGAGTCAGCAGAGTAAAGTGTTGTGGTCGACGGAGCCGAGGGATATGGAGGGTGTGGATGCTGTTCCTGGGGCTGCTAGCCGCCTTAAGGATATTAATTCTCAATCGGGAGAAGAGGATGATGGACGCTCTGTGCTGGAGAATCGGGTGAAAGAGATGGAGAAGAGGTTTGCGGATACCGAAGAGATTCCTCTCCCGCCGTTCTGGGGAGGGGTCAGGCTTGTGCCTGAGTCAGTGGAGTTCTGGCAGGGGAGGAAAAGTCGACTGCATGACCGCTTTCGGTACGTGAGGGTGCACGGGGAGAACGAGCATCTGGGAGAAGGTGACGAAAAGACGTTTAGATGGCGGATTCAGAGACTGTCGCCGTAG
- the SHE9 gene encoding sensitivity to high expression protein she9 (EggNog:ENOG410PGX2~COG:M~TransMembrane:2 (o300-320i461-483o)~BUSCO:11892at33183), giving the protein MHALPLLFRHSLRTGAGFAKSTSPNHVSTTSFVVKLAPPRQRSRLGYVDASICLRCQFRAQTRFYSVQGDGGGSGKENKEGGSLEGGNPTSSTDAKRDQTSSPDSSSTLKSSDKSQAEESKDGPESRKEDGEAETGGSLPSHWESRRSHLSKQFSQLMDNLQSNIFIANRHLNDLTGYSAIEALKKNIVAQEEHVRQTRTRVREAKDAYSAAINRRSASQREVNELLQRKHAWTPTDLERFTSLYRSDHANERAETEAQDALMAAEREAEEAAGLLSKSILSRYHEEQIWSDKIRRMSTWGTWGLMGVNVLLFLIFQVAVEPWRRKRLVKGFEEKVMEAIEKENGAQKEYAELEGKPAVEVIPPAVQTQRLTEELASEDQGENIPTFTSAAPSDLSSQEMQPGLPIQPEIEPELEPEPEPIVEPPLTTILPPEASLSPDSWQQTFRDLFSERRVTLSQRDLTTVALESAAAGAAVMGVLIAIFRPR; this is encoded by the exons ATGCATGCTCTCCCGCTCCTATTCAGACACTCTCTCCGGACAGGAGCCGGTTTCGCGAAATCAACATCGCCCAATCACGTTTCGACCACATCGTTTGTGGTAAAGCTTGCTCCTCCTCGGCAGCGGTCACGGCTCGGATACGTTGATGCTTCGATATGCCTACGTTGCCAATTCCGTGCTCAAACGAGATTTTACTCTGTGCAAGGGGATGGAGGAGGCTCTGGAAAGGAGAATAAAGAGGGTGGCAGTCTAGAGGGGGGAAACCCGACCAGTTCGACCGACGCGAAGCGGGACCAGACTTCCTCTCCGGATAGCAGCTCTACGTTGAAATCGTCAGATAAAAGCCAAGCAGAGGAGTCTAAAGATGGCCCAGAatcaagaaaagaagacGGCGAAGCCGAAACAGGAGGAAGTCTGCCCTCTCATTGGGAAAGTCGTCGGTCGCATCTCTCGAAACAATTCTCCCAATTGATGGACAATCTACAATCAAATATTTTCATTGCTAATAGACACTTGAACGACTTGACTGGCTATTCTGCAATTGAGGCTTTAAAGAAGAATATAGTAGCACAAG AGGAACATGTCCGACAAACGCGCACCCGAGTTAGAGAAGCCAAGGATGCATACTCAGCCGCAATAAACCGTCGCTCTGCTTCTCAACGTGAAGTAAACGAACTTCTCCAACGCAAACACGCTTGGACCCCAACTGACCTCGAACGATTCACATCACTATATCGCTCTGACCACGCCAACGAGAGGGCTGAAACAGAAGCCCAGGATGCTCTCATGGCTGCTGAGCGTGAAGCAGAAGAAGCAGCTGGCCTGTTGAGCAAGAGCATACTTTCCCGGTACCACGAAGAGCAGATTTGGTCTGATAAGATTCGACGGATGAGCACATGGGGAACTTGGGGCCTTATGGGAGTCAACGTGTTGCTGTTTTTGATCTTTCAAGTCGCTGTCGAGCCGTGGAGGAGAAAGAGGCTGGTCAAGGGTTTCGAAGAGAAAGTTATGGAGGCCATAGAGAAAGAGAACGGAGCTCAAAAGGAGTACGCGGAATTGGAGGGCAAACCGGCCGTCGAGGTCATTCCCCCAGCCGTTCAAACCCAGCGGCTCACCGAAGAGCTAGCGTCCGAGGATCAGGGCGAAAATATACCCACTTTCACATCCGCAGCACCGTCCGATTTGTCTTCCCAAGAAATGCAGCCCGGATTACCCATACAACCTGAAATCGAGCCTGAACTTGAACCTGAACCCGAACCGATCGTCGAACCTCCTCTTACCACGATCCTACCACCAGAGGCCTCTTTATCCCCCGATTCCTGGCAACAAACGTTCCGGGATCTATTCAGCGAGCGACGCGTAACTCTTTCCCAACGAGACCTGACGACAGTTGCCCTAGAAAGCGCAGCCGCCGGCGCGGCTGTCATGGGTGTGCTGATTGCCATTTTTAGGCCGCGGtaa